The Sylvia atricapilla isolate bSylAtr1 chromosome 9, bSylAtr1.pri, whole genome shotgun sequence genomic sequence ATTCTTTTCATCATCCATTTCATCAAGCTGGTCTAATACTTGCAAGTTTGGGAATAGGAATCTTGACACGTGTCTCAATATGTCTGAAAGATCCTCTGGTGCTAAACTGGAATTTCATTCATCCCTAAATCCACTCAAGCTTGGTCAAACTGTGAAGCCAGTTGAAATGAATTGAACAAAAGTTCTGTATTATCTGAAACCTTGGGGTTCCTATTCTACCTAACAGACCTTCTATGGGACACATACAGCTTCTATCAAGTGATGTATGCTTCATCCTAGAGTTAGGCATGACATTTTtgcagctatttttttcctgggatttccGAGGGTCATTTTGCTGAGGTTTCCTttcaatatttgcatttatgcTTTTGAGTTTCCATAATGCCTGACTTTGGTTTGATGTAGGTCTTTATGCTTTTAGGGGTAATACACTCTTACCTCCaggatctttttcttttgaccTTCATTTACTTTTCCAGCCAGGCAGCAATGTGCCAGTGCATTCTGAATTATATACTTATTTGATTTAGCACTGGGTTCTTTGAAGAGCTTTGGTCCTATGCAAAAGGAACGACAAATAAGCTAAATTAATCAATAAGCCAACAAAGAGTTCCTTTGAATGCTGTGAAGCACTTCTGGTGTGGAACTTTTGCAtgcacagaaacacaaatcCAGGAATAATACAGAATAAGGTTAGAGACTACAAATTTCACAAACAAGTAAAATGTCATTCAGCTGTCACTGAATTTACTTACAAATATGTCtttcattattaaattattattactgGCAGCcttagtaaatattttttctctcagaggACCTTTTCTATgaacaacaaaacattttgctttttctaacCAAAATTTTAGTTCTCCAGGAGagagcaaagtattttttttttttttttcctatgcctGTGACTTCAAGGGTGTGAGGTGTAAAGTGAAGTATATACAGTGCTCAGAGTAACTGTTGTCTGTCCTCTCTGGGATTCCAGAAATGTTTTACCCAAAACCAGGGATGAAAGATCTGGCCTTACACTTGACAGGTTATTCTGTCAGTAAAATGATTCATCTGATTGAAGGAGAAATCTcctgttttaatttctgaaatgtatGTGTACTTGGGTCAAgaccattaaaagaaaaaccaacatGAGTAGCAATTAGGAAAATAATGTACAAGCATCaattaaaattaagattaaaatctcagttgtctaagctttgggggaaaaaaccctagaAAATAGCTAAACTTATGCTACTCTTCTCACAAAGAAAGTGATATTAGGTTGGGAAAAGTGGAGCTTTTACGATCCCGATGATGCAAGGTCTTGGCAGTACCACATGTGGTACAGTTAGacaaaagggaggaaaatacCATTATTATCTGATTCGTAATATAATAAAGAATTAGTAATCTGATCATAAAGTTCTTAATAAACAACAAAGGCTTTGTCAGGATAAATAGtgcagaatatttattttgcattgctaagaagatattttttttttctgttgcaattTGGTTTTTGAATTTTGTAACACTATTCTTAATCAAGTTGAAATATGAACACTTTGTGCCTTGCTGGAGACACTGCTGAAGTATGTGCTGTTCTGAGCCTGGCTGCAGTTTATTGTGGTTATCACAAATTTAGtcagtgcttttattttggatttaaaATGTTAGCCTTGTATTATTGCCCTCTACTTTGAAAGGTAAAACTCAATCAAGTTTTAGGAAGCCAAATCAAGGTAACTGAAAACTCTTCATGCATAGAACCATTAACAGGCAGGTACTTTTCTGACTGCTGTTGTCACTGACCTGTGTACTCTGTAGCAGAGGCCACTGAGGAAGTTGTAGATGCATTTTCCCAATCTTTTTCTCCGTTACGACTACCACAGCGACTTGGAGATAAAAATCCTTCCACAGATTCAGACCTAAACATTagtttaaaaatctattttaaaaattcaccaTGTTCAGCTGGAAAGCCTTCTGATATGAAAAGAAGGCAAGATAGAACACAATGATTTGAATTATAAACTATAAACCCAAATGCACAATATTTAGTACATTTTGCACGATGCAAGAAGTTGGTCTTTAGGTGAGGTGTATGTTAATTTTTGGGCTCCATCTGTGGGATAGAGACCTAATAGATATTCTTGGTTGTGAACTAGAATTGCTAAGCAGAGATTCGTGTTACTTTTAACATGTACTGGCAAACCAATGTCATCTCGTGTAGGGAACAAACCAGTTCTTGACAGAATGGTGAAGTGAAAATTTAGTTAATTTATACTTATGACTGCAACAACTGGCAGTGAGAACTGCTGTATTTAAGACAGCAAAACAATTTCCCTTCtagtttttgttttcacaagCAATAACTTCTGGTGCTGTAATTCTTCAGGCTGCACTCAAATGTGgataattttgcatttaaaagtcTAAACAAGATTGTCAAGTTTTCCTAAATTATTataagatatttaaaatatttttattgtggtTACTGTGAAAACCAGTCAAATTTGCAGCTTGGAATGAAAGTTTTCTAAGTGAGAAAAAGGCACAGAATAAGGGAAAAAAGTGGTATCATATCAAAATCTGTGTGCATGCTTGTTTTCAGTAAAATCAGCAATAGATGAAATTCAGTTTATAATATATCCTACACCTTTTGTGATTAGCACCTGCATGAAGAAGGTAACAAATGTACCAGTGAGATTCTCTCAGTGGGATCATCAAAAATGACGGTGATGCAAGGACAAGGTGACAATATGGGTTTGGAAAGATATTGAAAACACTTTCAACTCTGTTACTTTAATAACGTTTTAAAAGTCTCAGTCCCCTAAACAAATGCAAAGCCTAAGGAAGATGTACTGCTCCTTACAAGCATAGTACTGCACTGTACAGCTCCAGCTCCATACACAGGGCTCATCTCCTGCAAAGCCTGTGTAGATGAGCAACATCGAGCCTTTTGTAATAGCAATATAGCTGGAAGAAATCCCCTTCTTAATTAAAAGTGATAATTTTTAAGAGATGACAAGAGATATCAGGCTAATTGGATAATTCATGAATGTTTCTTATGTAATAACTGGAAAGTCAGTTCCTGAGACATCAAAGTAATTGAGAAGTCAACTGAAGGCAGCTGCAGGTTTGTCAGAGCTGATGAATACTGTGTAGTGGCCATGAAGGCATGACATGCAATATCCCTTCCCCtagtttgcttttcttccctatttcttttttatacaaAGAAAATAGTATTTGTCTGAATATTATCAAGTAGTTCACTGAAATAGTCATTTTCCTCTGAATGACTATACAGgctttgtattaaaaaaaatgatttttttctgttattttcaggTGGTTTTTAATGCGAAATAAATTCTGGTGTTTGGAAAAAGGCTGTAGTCTTTGTGAGCATTCAATAATGCCCTGCACaacttctaaagaaaaaaacaaccaaagagaaaagaaacttctatgttaaaaaaagaaaagcagctatGTAGTTGCACGTAGCATACAGGTTTAGTAAAATATCCACATGTTAAGACTTGGATACAAGCAAGTGAATTAAAGAGGCTGTGTgaacagcattttgttttgacCTCATTTATACCTGCCCAACTGGTTTACATGGtaaaatttgcaaaacaaatgaTCATGGCTTGGTTCCCGAATGTCTGACAGTGGAAACTATCCGTGTCTCAAATGAGGAAAACATACCTGTTCTAGGAGTACACAATATATACACAACCTCTAAAAAATTCATGCTAGCTTTACATAGCTGATtatgaaattttattaaatgaaatggTTATTTTAGCTTTACCTTGGTGTTCTCTTGCCTGACTGCACACTCTCATTGTCCCCTGTATTCAGCGATGCCAATGAAAGACTAGATACTGAAAAAACACGACAAAGCTGTGAACCTGGATAAAAACAAAGTTAAAGCTTACAAACCTATGCAAGCAGGAGAGTCTGTTCATCAGACCAACACCAGCAGGAAGAGCTTTTCTCCATGGGATTAACACCCATCCATGCTGTACCTGCATGCATATGTGCTGCACCTCCTGTAAACACTTGCTGACACCCCGCCTTTGGCAGGCACCGGGGATGGGCTCAGGCTGAGCACAGACATGGGAACACTGGCACTATGCAAATCACAGAATGCAATTACAGTTAATAAGTCCTCTTGAAAGAGAGCTTAAGAGACTTAATTTAAAGCTTGAGATGGATTCCTGGAAGGTGTTAaggaaatactttaaattaCACTGGAAGATGGAGGGAAGCAGCCAGAGAAAATGTAGCACAATAACAAGGCTAGAGGAGGAGGCTGTAACAAAAAGGATCACTGAGCaatctggtatttttttctaaatgtaaGTTGACAGTACTTCTTCCAGACATTACTGCAAGTTCTTTTGTATCTAAAAGAAGGCTGAGTTGTTCCATATGGTTAGTGTTGCTATGTTCTTAACTATTCATGCCGTTGGTgagcaaaatagaaaaaagccataaaatataaaagtaacTTTCAAATTCTAATTTTGTCCGTATTGTGTAAGTTTAAGTATTCTTATCTTATGGCCaccatttcatttatttatctCTTATCTCCTAACTTTTATTCATTCTTAGCTCTACAGGTGCAAGAAGAGATTAGTGAAGAAAACATGGGTGTGTGTGAAACTTTCAACACATATTCGTCCCTCCACTGGGTTTTCAGAGCTAACGTTTTTGTTTGTTGATATATGCATGCATGCACAGCAGGTAAGTGACattcctctttccatttctaTGCCAAATTTTGCTTTCCAGTTTGGATACGTGCAGTTTCAATTTAGCACAAGACACTCATAAACGCCCGTGCTTGTTAGGACCAAACCCCAAGCTGGTGTTTTAGCATGAACAGACTCTTTTTTCCACATGAACGTTTGTTACCTGGTGGACCTTTGATTGGTGTCTTAGGTGATTCAATATGATCTCTATGAATAGATTTTGGACGTggctttttctgtttgattgAGAGGGAACGTGGCTTTATGACAGTATCCATGTCTTCCATAAGCTTTAGTTGTTTCCTTCTCATATATTCCTGTTTAATAAATTCTCGCCGTGCTCGTTCATCCTCCTTCTTCTGACGTTCTTCTTCTGTTTTGCGTctaaaaaattaccaaaaaattCAGCAGGAGAAACTTTTCAAGTAAGGGATTCCAGCTAGCACAAAGAGGACAACACAGGCATCAGATTTTTGGAACTTCAATGTTCTCAAACACCAGTAAGAGAcaattgcttttaaatttatttttttttttttacaattttcaGAGCGTCTAAACTAATAAAACCACTAATAAAACTAAATGCAGGTTTATGAGCTTCATTGCTGTAACTGAGTGAACATTGTGCATTTGTGCAGAGAGAACCCTGTGAGAGAAAGGCTCCCTGAGAACTGTGCTCTGAGGAGATGTactcagcacagctcccagcctgaGAGAGCTACAGACTGATGCCACCTGCTGtcctgcagggccagctgggctcctctgcACATCTGGCTCCAGCAGTAAATAACTTGGACATTAAGATGCAATTTTGGGACATGTAGGTTACACTTTTAACTAAACCAGACATTTTTATGTTCCCCATTACTGATCATTTGGATCAGGATATGTAGTTTTACCTTGTCTCTTCCTTCTTATGTTCTAgttctgcttccagctgctgctttcgAAGCAAAgtctctctttcccttctcaaaCGCTTCTCCAACAATGCTGCTCGTTTCATTGCCAtgtcattttctgccttttgatCATCCTAGGAaccatttttaaaggaaaagcacCAAAAATATTGAGATCTCTAAATTCAGCAACTGATTTTGTCAGTAGACACTTAATTCTTTACATTGGGTATCCTAACATACTCATGCAGTGTTTGGaataagtttatttttgaagatttttcttaaGACTCTTAAAAACTTCATAATGGAAATTCTCCTTCCTAAAACAAAATTCAACACTGATATGAGAAAACTTGTTAAGTGAGATATTTTAGTTTTGAGTCAGATCTCACATAGCATAAACAATTTCTTTCAGCTTTGGAAGAGTCTACATGTATGAACATGAAGGTAATTATCACAAACCCCAATAAGTATGCACAATATAAAAGTAACTTCTGAGCATGCCAGGTGTTGTGTTAGAACTGAGGAATGTTTCCAGACAAGGTCCATCCAGATACATGATACACAAAATTGGGGTATTCTAAGATGGAAATAAGTCTAGACCACTGTCTAACAATATGAATTATAGTTGAAATCCTGTCTGAACACAgctctttaataaaaaatgctCCCAAATACAAACTTCAAAAGGGAGTCTCAGCAGACTATAATTCCTTAGCCagctgagagagggaaaaaggcTCTGCAAAGTGCAATTCAAAatgtgaataatttttaaaaatgaaggctGTTATGTACTTCAAAAACTTTTAGTTAAATTTGGGAGTGAAGTGGGGAAGTGTGGGTGAGATGTGAGCATGTTTAATCAAGATCACCAAAACACACgctaaaaataaatctacattCAGCAAGCATCTTCCTCCCCAAGACCTTCAGGCACTCTTCCGTAACTATGAATGGAAAGGGATACTCTGACAGACTCAGAACTGCAATATGGTAGAATCTCACCACTCTTATGACTAATATGCCAAATTAATCAAATCCAAAAGATAAGCCTGCACATTTAGAGTTGCAGTACCATCTGCTTTGACTTCAGTCCTCAGCAACATCCACATTTCAACTAAAGATTCAAACAAAGCTTAACAACTGATATACGCATCCACTAGTAGTTCTCTTACCTTAAAAAAGAATCCACAGCACACTTTCTGGTCATCTTCAAACTGTTCTCTATCACTCTCACCTTCATATTTCTCAACAGATACCTCGCTTTTTTCTGGTGGCTTCAAATCTGATAAGGAAACTTCAATTAAGTTAGCTGTTTTGGGGGCTGGAGGTGGTAAAATCGGTTGGTTTAGCTGCTCTTCATTTGGGGTGAGGCAGACGGTTTCTGTGATAGGCTGAGATAATACTTCAGAAACATTAGATTCAATAGgcttaatttccttttcctccaacTTCTGCTCACCCTGTTTCGGCAATTTTGGTCCTTCTTCTTTTGCTACCTCTTCTGTAGGCTTGACTTCTTTCAAAAGATTTCCCTTTAACTGAGGCTCGCTTACACCTTCACCATCAtctccaaagcaaacaaatgatCTAGTCTGAATGGGAACCTGACTGGGAGAAAACCTCCTCAAACGGGGAAGACTGTCCACAGAGCGTGGGGCAGTCAGGGTACGGTTTAGAGGCGttattttcagttcatttgGCCTAGGAGTCCTTTGCATTTTAACGTGAAAAGAGGCATTCTTCCTGTTGGAAGACTGTGGAGATTGATGTGTGGAGCGAGGAGATTCCTGTGAGAAAGGTGCAACAGGAGCTGGAGTTCCCCCTTGCCTTGAAGAAGACTTAAAGTCCCGAATCTGCTTCTGAGGAGAAGGTTGAGGAGGAGAAATAACCCAAGCCTGTTGCTCTCTCATCTGCATCAGCATCTCCTGCTGAAGGGATAGACGCTGCATTTCTTGTTGTAGAAAGTGCAAGGAAGAGTTTAGTTTTTCAATAGATTTTGTATATTCCAAGAGATCTCCATCATTAAGATTTTCGTCTGAGGGGCTTGCTAAATTCCATTGCTTTTCAGTATCCCCAGAAGTAGCAGGAGATTTTAACCATTTGCTATGagaattttctgggttttcttttaataattctGGAGTCTTACTAGTTTGGTCATCTGAtttttgagtttctttttctttcaactgaTTGCTGTCAGTGAATACCTTCTCatcttcagctcctgctgcttcctctcgGAGAGGTGATACCCCATCACCTTTCTTTTTCACAAcattgagaaatgctgtccttCCCATTTTCTGCCGCTGCTTTGTGAACGCAGCTTCaactttcttcttctgtgcTTCAATGgctctcctcttttcctctagCTTCATCCTCAGCTGTACCATCTCAGAAGCCAGTAACTGTGTAGTGTCTCTTCCCTGAGGAACAGATGTCTCCTCGGGAATGTGAGCCCAGGCAACCATATGAGGGATGTTCAGCTCAGAACCTTCTGGTGTGGTTTTCTGAGAACTGCTTCCACTGCTTTTACTGTCTGTGTGATTTAACTTCCTGAATTTCTGCTCAGCAAAGCTGGTCATTTTAACGCCCGAGCTGGAAgaagcactgctgcctgcctgtgaTTTAGTACTTactgagctgggacagggacttAATTGATCCCTGTGATTGCTGGCCCGCATGTCATAATCCTGGAGAAATTTCGATGGCTCCTCCATGTCAGAGTCCATGCTTACAGTATAATCTCTCAAAGAAGAATCCTCATCCATTGTCTCTGGGATATCTTCTGATGGGACGTGTATTCCAGTATCTACTTCCGTGGTGTCAGTCACAGGACTCAGAGCACCTTTGGTGTCTGTGATGATATCTGGGGTAGTCTGATTGGGTTTAATGTTGGAATTCAAGATGCTCATTTCCCGATTGTGAAGAAAGAACCCATTTGTAATTTGGTCTGTTTGGAGAAGTCTGGGAGATTTTTCAGTGTCATGAATGATCTGCAAAGCCTCTTCAATGCTCGGTGTCTCAATCTGATTGCCAAAATCATCCAGAACTGCCCTGTTTTGCAGAGCTCCATTTGGAAACCTGTAGTGTCTGGTTTCATTGGCATTTCTTTGATTTGCATTAAAGGACTGATTGACCTTTGTGTCTTTAAAAGGTGTCAtgtccttttcctcttcaaTATCTTGATTCTCCTCTTCTCCATTTACTGGTTTGAAGGAGAGATTTTTTCTAGAATGCTTGGGCATGCGGTTGATGTTTCCTGAAAGGCCTTCATTGCTCACAGATCTAGGAATTCCTCTGTTTGGAGTAGATACTGgaatgcttttctctttgtcaaAAGGAATGTCAAACGAAACTCCATGTAATGATGACCTAATAGAGATCAGAATAAAGAAAGTAACTGAGTAACTCATGGTAATCAATAAAAACAATGAAGtatttgtgtttggttttaaaattattttaagttgGTAGTATTAAAGGCATTGTTAGGTGTACTGTAATTTACCAAGCTTCAAATATAATAAACATGCATATATTTTTAGATGGATCAATAGCAATAAgtataatgattttttaaaaggacaatAGAATAGAACGTACCAACATTTTCCTCAGACTCAGCCAATGCTTTTTACTACTTTGGAATAAATTCTGGGCATTTTAGGAGCACAGGAATTGCCACCACAGATAGAAGGAAGATGCGAGAAACACATTTTACACACCGTAACTCTTACCATTTTAACTTTGGTTTAAACCCTACAGATGAAGAGTGTATGACTGGCCTAACTGAAAACTAAAACATTCAGCCTGATTGTTCTTAGCATCCCCAAAATAATACAAGCTTAAATGCTACTGAGATCATTAGCCATGTTACTGTTACCATGTTTAGTTCACTGTGATGAGTAAATATGAACATATTTAACACCAACAACTCAAATATGTGAAGTATAGCTCTTTGAGtgcaaagaataaattatttatttttgaagactGTTTCCTAACCAGTTTTTAATCCATGATAcagttttatctttctttttctacctTTTCATGTCGCTTACAAGAATTCTTATTACACGATTCTGAAAATCTAAACTCCAATGGAGCGTTTACTACTGCTCATAACCAAACCCCAGCATTTTGCAACCAGCTTATAAGACTACTTACCTTTTTTCTTTGGGCCATGTCCCTACTTGCCCATCTACATAAGACATTGATGTGGACCTCCTGATGACTCCTAAGTGAAACAAAAATAGGACCCAATGTAACTACTGTGGAAAATGATTTTAACATCATTTTCTGTTGCTTTAACAAATTAATCTTCTTCACTACTCAGAACACTGCAATGGCAAAAAAGTGTTTATGTATTGAAAATACAACTAGAGCAACAAAGCAAATTTCAGcctgaatatatattttatccCTCATCCTTCAAAGAACTTACTATTGtgtaaaatattctaaaaatcCTACTAAAATATATCACAAATACTTCTTGTAATCCATCTTCCACATAATCAAAACAGaagtcaaattaaaaaaaaaaaatcacacacaatGCATTTGGTACAAACATAAACTTCCCACTTGTACATTTTATAAATTACAGAAGTCAATTatgtaaattaattaatttttcatgtaaagGTCTCCCCCTATTGCTGCATAAATGATGTCTGAATAAACACAAGCATGGTAACAATTTACTCAGAGGACGACACCTTGTCTCAttgcctctcccagccctttgTGAATTGTTACCTGGAACAGATGAATAAGGCTGCTGGGGTGTATGCAGTTGGTGAGGTGCTGTGTAAGCTGGACTTTCCAATCTATAAAGCAAGAGACATTAACTTAGAATTAATACATCAAAAGCCACAATACAAAAGGGCAACCAGTCACCCTGTCCTTGGCCAAGacaaaagcagatttattttatgTGATGGGAAAGAAAGTGAGGTGTAGTTCTCttctggaaatgtttatttgttAACTAAAAAGAGAACACTGTAATAACCTTGGACTGGAACTAATGCAGGTGGACCAAAATGTCAAAAAGGTGTTTTTCATACACAAACAGctacagagctgctgcacaagTTTTGTTAATGTATTTGTCTCCTGATTTATTTCAGGTAAATGTCTCTATTAGGTTCCATTTTTTAGGTTTGGT encodes the following:
- the CAMSAP2 gene encoding calmodulin-regulated spectrin-associated protein 2 isoform X2, coding for MGDAADAKEMRKTFIVPAIKPFDHYDFSRAKIACNLAWLVAKAFGTENVPEELREPFYTDQYDQEHIKPPVVNLLLSAELYCRAGSLILKSDAAKPLLGHDAVIQALAQKGLYVTDQEKLVTERDLHKKPIQMSAHLAMMDTLMMAYTVEMVSVEKVISCTQQYSTFFQATEVPYDIEDAVMYWINKVNEHLKDIMEQEQKLKEHHSAESAGGQKSPTKWFWKLVPARYRKEQTLLKQLPCIPLVENLLKDGTDGCALAALIHFYCPDIIKLEDICLKDTMSLADSLYNLQLIQEFCQEYLNQCCHFSLEDMLYASSSIKSNYMVFMAELFWWFEVVKPSFVQPRVVVHPQAEPAKDAASAHSLNANRRNYVDGPSGSDFVARLESPAYTAPHQLHTPQQPYSSVPGVIRRSTSMSYVDGQVGTWPKEKRSSLHGVSFDIPFDKEKSIPVSTPNRGIPRSVSNEGLSGNINRMPKHSRKNLSFKPVNGEEENQDIEEEKDMTPFKDTKVNQSFNANQRNANETRHYRFPNGALQNRAVLDDFGNQIETPSIEEALQIIHDTEKSPRLLQTDQITNGFFLHNREMSILNSNIKPNQTTPDIITDTKGALSPVTDTTEVDTGIHVPSEDIPETMDEDSSLRDYTVSMDSDMEEPSKFLQDYDMRASNHRDQLSPCPSSVSTKSQAGSSASSSSGVKMTSFAEQKFRKLNHTDSKSSGSSSQKTTPEGSELNIPHMVAWAHIPEETSVPQGRDTTQLLASEMVQLRMKLEEKRRAIEAQKKKVEAAFTKQRQKMGRTAFLNVVKKKGDGVSPLREEAAGAEDEKVFTDSNQLKEKETQKSDDQTSKTPELLKENPENSHSKWLKSPATSGDTEKQWNLASPSDENLNDGDLLEYTKSIEKLNSSLHFLQQEMQRLSLQQEMLMQMREQQAWVISPPQPSPQKQIRDFKSSSRQGGTPAPVAPFSQESPRSTHQSPQSSNRKNASFHVKMQRTPRPNELKITPLNRTLTAPRSVDSLPRLRRFSPSQVPIQTRSFVCFGDDGEGVSEPQLKGNLLKEVKPTEEVAKEEGPKLPKQGEQKLEEKEIKPIESNVSEVLSQPITETVCLTPNEEQLNQPILPPPAPKTANLIEVSLSDLKPPEKSEVSVEKYEGESDREQFEDDQKVCCGFFFKDDQKAENDMAMKRAALLEKRLRRERETLLRKQQLEAELEHKKEETRRKTEEERQKKEDERARREFIKQEYMRRKQLKLMEDMDTVIKPRSLSIKQKKPRPKSIHRDHIESPKTPIKGPPVSSLSLASLNTGDNESVQSGKRTPRSESVEGFLSPSRCGSRNGEKDWENASTTSSVASATEYTGPKLFKEPSAKSNKYIIQNALAHCCLAGKVNEGQKKKILEEMEKSDANNFLILFRDSGCQFRSLYTYCPDTEEINKLTGIGPKSITKKMIEGLYKYNSDRKQFSHIPAKTLSASVDAITIHSHLWQTKRPVTPKKLLPSKA